Proteins co-encoded in one Polynucleobacter sp. MWH-UH19D genomic window:
- the glnA gene encoding type I glutamate--ammonia ligase: MTKTVADVMKLVKEKECTFVDFRFVDTKGKEQHTTVPISAFDEDKFESGHAFDGSSIAGWKGIEASDMLLMPDPTAAYIDPFYEEPTLVLTCDVIEPSDGKGYDRDPRSIAKRAEAYLKSSGLGDAAYFGPEPEFFIFDGVRWGADMQGCFVKIDSEEAPWSSSKEIEGGNTGHRPGKKGGYFPVAPVDTFQDMRSEMCLILESLGIPVEVHHHEVAGQGQNELGTKFSTLVQRADWTIWQKYVIQNVAHAYGKTATFMPKPVVGDNGSGMHVHQSVWKNGENLFAGNGYAGLSEFALYYIGGIIKHARALNAITNPGTNSYKRLVPGFEAPVKLAYSARNRSASIRIPHVANPKGRRIETRFPDPLANPYLAFSALLMAGLDGVQNKIHPGEAADKNLYDLPPEEDAKIPTVCHSLDQALEALDKDREFLTRGGVFTNSMLDAYIALKNEDVTRFRMTTHPVEFDMYYSL; the protein is encoded by the coding sequence ATGACGAAAACCGTCGCTGATGTGATGAAGTTAGTTAAAGAGAAAGAATGTACTTTCGTTGATTTCCGCTTTGTAGACACAAAGGGTAAAGAGCAACATACAACTGTACCTATCTCTGCATTTGACGAAGATAAGTTTGAGAGCGGTCATGCATTTGACGGTTCTTCTATTGCTGGTTGGAAGGGTATTGAAGCTTCTGACATGTTGTTGATGCCAGATCCAACAGCTGCGTATATTGACCCATTCTATGAAGAGCCAACTTTGGTTCTCACTTGTGATGTGATCGAGCCATCTGATGGCAAAGGTTACGACCGCGATCCACGTTCTATTGCTAAACGTGCTGAAGCCTACCTCAAGAGCTCTGGTTTAGGTGACGCTGCTTACTTTGGCCCAGAGCCAGAGTTCTTTATTTTTGATGGCGTTCGTTGGGGTGCCGACATGCAAGGTTGCTTCGTGAAGATTGATTCCGAAGAGGCTCCATGGTCTTCATCTAAAGAGATCGAAGGTGGTAATACTGGTCACCGCCCAGGCAAAAAGGGTGGTTACTTCCCAGTTGCTCCTGTGGATACATTCCAGGATATGCGTTCTGAAATGTGTTTGATTCTCGAATCATTGGGTATTCCAGTTGAAGTGCATCACCATGAAGTTGCTGGCCAAGGCCAAAACGAATTGGGTACAAAGTTCAGCACATTGGTACAACGCGCTGACTGGACTATCTGGCAAAAGTATGTAATTCAGAACGTTGCTCATGCTTATGGCAAGACTGCAACCTTTATGCCTAAGCCAGTAGTTGGCGATAACGGTTCTGGTATGCACGTTCACCAATCTGTTTGGAAGAATGGTGAGAACTTGTTTGCTGGTAACGGCTACGCAGGTCTGTCAGAGTTCGCTCTCTACTACATCGGCGGCATCATCAAGCACGCTCGTGCTTTGAACGCAATTACTAACCCAGGTACAAACTCATACAAGCGTTTGGTTCCAGGCTTTGAGGCTCCAGTGAAGTTGGCTTACTCTGCACGTAACCGTTCTGCTTCAATCCGTATTCCACACGTTGCGAATCCTAAGGGTCGTCGTATTGAGACTCGCTTCCCAGATCCATTGGCTAACCCATACTTGGCATTCTCTGCCTTGTTGATGGCTGGTTTGGATGGTGTACAGAACAAGATTCATCCAGGCGAAGCTGCGGATAAGAACTTGTATGACTTGCCACCAGAAGAAGATGCAAAGATCCCAACCGTTTGCCACAGCTTAGATCAAGCTTTGGAAGCTTTGGACAAAGATCGTGAGTTCTTGACTCGTGGCGGTGTATTTACAAATTCAATGCTCGACGCATACATCGCGTTGAAGAATGAGGATGTCACACGTTTCCGTATGACTACTCATCCAGTTGAGTTTGATATGTACTACTCCCTGTAA
- the glnL gene encoding nitrogen regulation protein NR(II), translating to MLDQMPNAIVVFEAENQQLVYVNPAAESALDLSRKSLEGQSVHDLFGDNQALNGMINDIKQGHVMAQRQEMVLHSLPGSIHQDSIPAHVVIAALEDPTLIMMEWFPIDQQLRSERDERVTQQVEANKQLMRNLAHEIKNPLGGIRGAAQLLEFELPEKGLREYTQVIIKESDRLQTLVDRLLAPHRKAHALESFNVHEALERVRSLVLAEFPKGLRIIRNYDTSLPEIMGDREQLIQAVLNIVHNAAQALSEEISQGTAQIELKTRVARSVTIAKKRYKLAMDLHVIDNGPGIPREIIDRIFFPLVSGREGGSGLGLTLAQTFVQQHQGYIACDSRPGRTDFHIQIPYRKREKAS from the coding sequence TTGCTCGATCAGATGCCCAATGCCATCGTGGTTTTTGAGGCTGAGAACCAACAATTGGTTTATGTGAATCCCGCTGCAGAGTCTGCACTGGATCTCTCACGTAAGTCACTTGAAGGCCAATCTGTGCACGATTTGTTTGGTGACAATCAAGCTTTAAACGGCATGATTAATGACATTAAGCAAGGTCATGTGATGGCGCAACGCCAAGAGATGGTGTTGCACTCATTGCCTGGCAGTATTCATCAAGACTCTATTCCTGCGCATGTGGTAATTGCAGCTTTAGAGGATCCCACTTTGATCATGATGGAATGGTTTCCAATTGATCAGCAGTTGCGTAGTGAGCGCGATGAGCGTGTGACGCAACAAGTAGAAGCAAATAAGCAGTTAATGCGCAATTTAGCGCATGAGATTAAAAATCCCTTGGGAGGCATTCGGGGGGCGGCTCAGCTTTTAGAGTTTGAGTTACCTGAAAAGGGCTTACGTGAATACACGCAGGTCATCATTAAAGAATCAGATCGCTTGCAAACATTAGTCGATCGATTACTGGCGCCACACCGTAAAGCGCACGCACTTGAGTCATTTAATGTGCACGAAGCGCTAGAGCGAGTACGCAGTTTGGTTTTGGCAGAGTTTCCGAAAGGCTTGCGCATTATTCGTAACTATGACACCAGCTTGCCCGAGATTATGGGTGACCGTGAACAATTAATACAGGCGGTATTGAATATTGTTCACAACGCAGCTCAAGCACTCTCAGAAGAAATCAGTCAAGGCACTGCGCAAATAGAATTAAAAACCCGCGTAGCCCGTTCAGTCACTATTGCCAAGAAGCGCTACAAGTTGGCAATGGATTTACATGTCATTGATAACGGGCCGGGTATTCCAAGAGAAATTATTGATCGCATCTTCTTCCCCCTAGTATCGGGACGCGAAGGCGGTAGCGGTTTGGGTCTTACCTTAGCGCAAACATTTGTGCAGCAACACCAAGGCTATATCGCTTGTGATAGCCGCCCTGGGCGCACCGATTTTCATATTCAAATTCCATACCGTAAGCGGGAGAAAGCATCATGA
- a CDS encoding EI24 domain-containing protein, which yields MVGIQQVFKSFGLALVGTMHPRMLWLSLRPFLIVSILWGCLIWLTWTPALEALSIFLTSSIFTSWIQDGLVWAGFDNARAWIAPLFFVMLIIPLITISLLVLIAFSTVPSIVNIVARQAQYQDLERRHGGGLIGSLVYTLWSALICLVLVMLTLPVWWVPPLVAILPPLLWGWLTMRLMSYDVLAKHASAEERDLLIEKYRWPLLVMGVASGMLGAVPTFFWATSALALVLFPIVSFVALWIYSLIFVFAALWFSHFLLDALKTLRQEELDKALTVPTRVIEAELPHHD from the coding sequence ATGGTTGGTATTCAGCAAGTGTTTAAATCATTCGGACTTGCATTGGTCGGTACGATGCATCCACGAATGTTGTGGCTAAGCTTGCGACCTTTTTTGATAGTCTCGATTCTTTGGGGTTGCCTCATTTGGCTTACTTGGACTCCAGCCTTAGAGGCTTTGAGTATTTTTCTGACGAGCTCTATCTTTACTAGCTGGATACAAGATGGTCTAGTTTGGGCTGGCTTTGATAATGCGAGAGCATGGATAGCGCCCTTGTTTTTTGTGATGCTCATTATTCCTTTGATCACAATCAGCTTATTAGTGCTCATTGCTTTTTCTACCGTACCCTCGATTGTGAATATTGTCGCAAGACAAGCCCAATACCAAGACTTAGAACGCAGACATGGGGGCGGTTTGATTGGTAGCTTGGTCTACACCTTATGGTCCGCTTTAATCTGCTTGGTACTGGTCATGCTCACTTTGCCGGTATGGTGGGTGCCGCCTCTTGTGGCCATTCTCCCACCTTTGCTTTGGGGTTGGTTAACGATGCGCTTAATGTCTTATGACGTATTGGCTAAACATGCTAGCGCAGAAGAGCGCGATCTCTTAATTGAAAAATATCGCTGGCCATTATTAGTTATGGGCGTTGCTTCTGGCATGTTAGGGGCTGTACCAACATTCTTCTGGGCTACCTCTGCTTTAGCTTTGGTACTTTTTCCTATCGTGAGCTTTGTGGCTTTGTGGATTTATTCCTTGATCTTTGTGTTTGCGGCTTTATGGTTTAGCCATTTTTTATTAGATGCTTTAAAAACGCTCAGGCAAGAGGAGTTGGACAAAGCTTTAACGGTGCCAACACGCGTGATTGAAGCGGAGCTTCCTCATCATGACTAA
- the folD gene encoding bifunctional methylenetetrahydrofolate dehydrogenase/methenyltetrahydrofolate cyclohydrolase FolD, whose amino-acid sequence MPAQLLDGNALSKKLRTEIAARGAIVTAKGVRPGLAVIVVGDNPASQVYVRNKVKACEDVGFHSVLERYSADLGEQELLARIATLNADPAIHGILVQLPLPEHIAAERVLEAIAPEKDVDGFHVANAGALMVGQPEFKPCTPYGCMKILESIDYPIRGTRAVIVGASNIVGKPMAMLLLQAGATVTICNSKTRDLAHHTQDADILVVATGKPKMISGDMVKNGAVVIDVGINRLPDGKLCGDVDFDAAKYRAGWITPVPGGVGPMTITMLLMNTLEAAEKAAKP is encoded by the coding sequence ATGCCGGCCCAACTACTCGACGGAAACGCACTCTCCAAAAAACTTCGCACTGAAATTGCTGCCCGCGGCGCCATTGTCACTGCCAAAGGTGTGCGCCCTGGTCTAGCGGTCATTGTTGTTGGTGATAATCCTGCTAGCCAAGTCTATGTCCGCAATAAAGTGAAAGCCTGTGAAGATGTGGGCTTTCATTCAGTGCTTGAGCGCTATTCAGCCGATCTCGGCGAACAAGAGTTGTTGGCGCGCATCGCAACGCTCAATGCCGACCCTGCTATTCATGGCATCTTGGTACAACTGCCTCTGCCAGAGCATATTGCCGCTGAACGCGTACTAGAAGCAATCGCACCTGAAAAAGATGTGGACGGCTTTCACGTTGCTAATGCAGGCGCGCTCATGGTGGGGCAACCAGAATTTAAGCCTTGCACACCATACGGTTGCATGAAAATTTTAGAAAGTATTGACTACCCTATTCGGGGGACTCGCGCTGTCATCGTTGGCGCATCGAATATTGTCGGCAAGCCAATGGCCATGCTATTACTTCAGGCAGGCGCTACCGTTACGATTTGCAATAGCAAAACGCGCGATCTCGCTCACCACACTCAAGACGCCGATATTCTTGTCGTTGCCACTGGTAAACCAAAAATGATTTCTGGTGACATGGTTAAGAATGGCGCAGTAGTAATTGACGTTGGCATTAATCGCCTTCCAGATGGTAAGCTCTGTGGCGATGTTGATTTCGATGCGGCTAAATATAGAGCAGGTTGGATTACCCCTGTTCCCGGTGGTGTCGGCCCCATGACAATCACTATGCTCTTAATGAACACTTTAGAAGCAGCAGAAAAAGCAGCAAAGCCTTAG
- a CDS encoding M3 family metallopeptidase: MNTSSPQTALSPELQNNPLLNFGRGIASYSEVKPEHITPAIEFLLKRAQSAVDLATDPDTPATWNQLAEPLEDATEALGRSWGVISHLNSVADTPELRAAYGAMLPEVTAFFSSLGQNLALYQKFKALSKSPEFAKLNRAQKKVIENSLRDFRLGGAELSDADKPRFAQIQDEQAILGKAFSDHVLDATDHFVHLINDESELVGLPDDVKAAAADTAEQKGLKGWAFTLHFPSYYPIMQYSENRALRRLMYEAYITRSSELAPQYGKGKLDWDNTQNMLEQLRLRDEEARMLGFANFAALSLAPKMANTVEEVDRFLTDFAIKSKPFAKRDWDELCAFAKNELGIPDGVQPWDIAFVSERLKQSRYAFSENELKQYFPLPKVLEGLFGLIQTLFNVKIESANLPTWHADVQSFAVKDLSGKLRAYFYLDPYARNGKRGGAWMDDARGRRELPNGEIQIPVAYLVCNFAPPVKVDGVLRQPTITHDDVITLFHESGHGLHHLLTQVSALGVSGINGVEWDAVELPSQFMENFCWEWEVLEKMTSHIETGKPLPRELFDKMLAAKNFQNGWMTLRQIVMSLTDWRLHSRFDAKNAEGQAVLDLSREIAEEFNVIAQPEISRWINTFSHIFAGGYAAGYYSYKWAEVLSADAYSAFEEAAKLTGSVLDPVTGARYREEILEVGGSRPAAESFKAFRGREPSIDALLRHGGLA; this comes from the coding sequence ATGAATACATCATCCCCTCAAACTGCACTAAGCCCTGAATTACAAAACAATCCTCTGCTGAACTTTGGCCGAGGAATTGCTTCGTATTCCGAAGTAAAACCTGAACACATTACCCCGGCGATTGAGTTCTTATTGAAGCGTGCTCAATCCGCCGTTGATCTTGCAACCGACCCTGATACGCCTGCCACCTGGAATCAATTAGCCGAACCATTGGAAGATGCTACCGAAGCACTTGGCAGATCATGGGGGGTCATCTCACATCTCAACAGCGTTGCGGATACCCCCGAGCTTCGAGCAGCCTATGGCGCAATGCTGCCAGAGGTAACCGCCTTCTTCTCTAGTCTTGGACAAAATTTGGCACTGTATCAAAAGTTCAAAGCACTTAGCAAAAGCCCTGAGTTTGCCAAGCTTAATCGTGCACAGAAAAAAGTGATTGAGAACTCCCTTAGAGACTTTCGCCTTGGTGGTGCAGAGTTAAGCGATGCGGATAAACCCCGCTTTGCTCAAATTCAGGATGAACAAGCAATTTTGGGTAAAGCATTCTCAGATCACGTTTTAGATGCGACCGATCACTTTGTTCATCTGATTAACGATGAATCTGAATTAGTCGGCCTACCTGATGATGTAAAGGCAGCCGCCGCCGATACTGCTGAACAAAAAGGTTTAAAAGGTTGGGCATTTACTTTGCACTTTCCATCTTATTACCCAATCATGCAGTATTCAGAAAATCGGGCTTTACGTCGCCTGATGTATGAGGCATACATCACCCGCTCTTCTGAGCTGGCGCCTCAATACGGTAAGGGCAAATTAGATTGGGATAACACACAAAATATGCTCGAGCAGCTACGTCTACGCGATGAAGAAGCTCGCATGTTGGGTTTTGCCAATTTTGCTGCACTGAGCCTTGCGCCCAAAATGGCCAACACCGTTGAGGAGGTTGATCGCTTCTTGACCGACTTTGCCATCAAATCCAAACCATTTGCCAAACGCGACTGGGATGAACTTTGCGCATTTGCCAAAAATGAACTTGGCATACCAGATGGCGTTCAGCCTTGGGATATCGCATTTGTTTCTGAGCGCTTGAAGCAATCTCGTTATGCCTTTTCTGAAAATGAATTAAAGCAATACTTTCCTCTACCCAAGGTATTGGAAGGACTGTTTGGTCTCATTCAAACTTTATTTAACGTCAAGATTGAGTCGGCTAACTTGCCAACTTGGCACGCGGATGTGCAATCGTTTGCCGTAAAAGATTTATCCGGCAAATTGCGTGCGTATTTCTATTTAGATCCTTATGCTCGTAATGGCAAGCGTGGCGGCGCCTGGATGGATGATGCGCGCGGTCGTAGAGAATTACCTAATGGTGAAATTCAGATTCCGGTTGCATATTTAGTTTGCAACTTTGCACCGCCTGTAAAGGTTGATGGCGTCCTACGTCAACCCACCATTACCCATGATGATGTCATCACTCTCTTTCATGAAAGTGGTCATGGCTTACACCATCTCTTAACTCAAGTGAGTGCCTTAGGGGTATCTGGCATCAATGGCGTGGAATGGGATGCCGTTGAATTGCCAAGCCAGTTTATGGAAAACTTCTGCTGGGAATGGGAAGTCTTGGAAAAGATGACATCTCATATTGAAACTGGTAAGCCCTTACCGCGTGAGCTGTTTGACAAAATGTTAGCTGCCAAGAATTTCCAAAATGGCTGGATGACCTTACGGCAGATCGTGATGTCATTGACTGATTGGAGGCTGCACTCACGCTTTGATGCAAAAAATGCAGAAGGTCAAGCAGTCTTAGATCTCTCCCGTGAAATCGCTGAAGAATTCAATGTGATTGCGCAACCAGAGATTTCGCGATGGATTAATACATTCAGCCACATCTTTGCAGGAGGCTATGCTGCGGGTTATTACAGCTACAAATGGGCAGAAGTTTTATCTGCTGATGCGTACTCCGCATTCGAAGAGGCTGCGAAACTCACGGGCTCTGTTCTCGATCCCGTCACTGGCGCACGTTATCGCGAAGAAATTCTAGAGGTGGGTGGCAGTCGCCCTGCTGCAGAGTCCTTTAAAGCATTTCGTGGTCGCGAGCCAAGTATTGATGCACTCTTGCGTCATGGAGGTCTTGCTTAA
- a CDS encoding glutathione S-transferase, translated as MAAILYSYRRCPYAMRARMALKYASIEVEIREISLRDKPASMLQISPKGTVPVLQLGDLVIEQSVEIMHWALEQSDPDGWLTVDQQLANDWLNTNDGPFKNLLDQYKYPNRHPELNPQEVLDSAVALMLDPMETALSKQAFLMGEHLSWIDVAIFPFIRQFSMVNLEQFEALPLPKLKHWLAKRLESKLFQSVMYKYPVWVG; from the coding sequence ATGGCCGCAATTTTGTATTCCTATCGTCGCTGTCCTTATGCAATGAGAGCGCGCATGGCATTAAAGTATGCCAGCATTGAAGTGGAAATACGCGAAATCTCATTGCGAGATAAGCCGGCATCTATGTTACAAATTTCACCCAAAGGGACGGTACCCGTTCTACAGCTTGGTGATCTCGTTATAGAGCAAAGCGTTGAGATTATGCATTGGGCTCTTGAGCAGTCCGATCCCGATGGTTGGCTAACAGTAGATCAGCAGTTAGCCAATGACTGGCTAAATACCAACGATGGCCCATTTAAGAACTTACTGGATCAATATAAATACCCGAATCGCCATCCCGAGCTCAATCCACAAGAAGTTCTCGATAGTGCTGTTGCCTTGATGCTCGATCCCATGGAAACGGCGCTAAGTAAGCAAGCTTTTTTAATGGGTGAGCATCTTAGTTGGATCGATGTTGCAATCTTTCCTTTTATTCGACAGTTTTCTATGGTGAATTTGGAGCAATTTGAGGCATTACCATTGCCAAAATTAAAGCACTGGCTTGCCAAGCGACTGGAATCAAAGCTATTTCAGTCGGTGATGTATAAATACCCTGTTTGGGTTGGATAA
- the xth gene encoding exodeoxyribonuclease III, with amino-acid sequence MTDSIRIAAWNVNSLKVRLPHLLRWLQDQEQKQQAIDAICLQELKLTDDKYPHQELEAAGYLSLAAGQKTYNGVAIIVRKAALAPIASDANTTFLKPVRNMPNFEDEQQRILAATIPFAGMPPIRLVSAYFPNGQSPDSEKFAYKLNWLGSLQTWLESELIQNPRLALLGDFNIAPADEDVHDPKAWEGQNLVSPPERDAFQALLGLGLHDSFRMFEQAPKTYSWWDYRMMGFRRNAGLRIDHILLSEALKEKCSASMVDKEPRAWEQPSDHAPVIAQIKKS; translated from the coding sequence ATGACTGATTCCATTCGGATTGCGGCGTGGAATGTGAACTCTTTAAAAGTTCGCCTTCCGCATCTACTGCGTTGGTTGCAAGATCAGGAGCAAAAGCAACAAGCGATTGATGCGATTTGTTTGCAAGAGCTTAAGCTAACAGATGATAAATACCCACATCAAGAGCTGGAGGCTGCAGGGTATCTCAGTCTTGCCGCAGGACAGAAAACCTACAATGGCGTAGCAATTATTGTGCGCAAAGCTGCTTTGGCACCCATTGCGAGTGATGCGAACACAACATTTTTAAAACCTGTGCGTAATATGCCAAACTTTGAAGATGAGCAACAACGCATCTTGGCAGCAACTATTCCGTTTGCAGGCATGCCGCCGATACGTTTAGTGTCGGCATATTTTCCGAACGGCCAATCACCTGATAGTGAAAAGTTTGCTTACAAGCTCAATTGGTTAGGCTCCTTGCAGACTTGGTTGGAGTCAGAGCTCATACAAAATCCACGTTTAGCATTATTGGGCGACTTTAATATCGCACCTGCAGATGAGGACGTGCATGATCCTAAAGCTTGGGAAGGTCAGAATTTGGTTTCACCTCCTGAGAGAGATGCTTTTCAAGCTTTACTTGGACTTGGTTTGCATGATTCTTTCAGAATGTTTGAGCAGGCGCCCAAAACATACAGTTGGTGGGACTATCGTATGATGGGCTTTCGTCGAAATGCAGGGCTGCGAATCGATCATATTCTGTTAAGTGAAGCGCTTAAAGAAAAATGTAGCGCCAGTATGGTAGATAAAGAGCCAAGAGCTTGGGAGCAACCCTCTGATCATGCGCCAGTGATTGCACAAATCAAAAAGTCTTAG
- the ntrC gene encoding nitrogen regulation protein NR(I), with protein sequence MKPVWIVDDDQSIRWVLEKALARENVPFKSFSNPNDVLNALEKEAPQVLISDIRMPRGNGLDLLQHVKVTHPHLPVIIMTAYSDLDSAVSSFQGGAFEYLTKPFDVEKAVELIHRAVEQGLQSDSNAREAAGWRQDSTEIIGQAPAMQELFRAIGRLAQSHATVLITGESGSGKELVAQALHRHSPRAKGPFVSLSTSAVPKDLLESELFGHERGAFPGAQTLRRGRLEQADGGTLFLGEIGDLPFDLQTRLLRVLTDGHFYRIGGQDPIKANVRIIASTHQNLEQRVAAGLFREDLMHRLNVIRLRMPPLRERSEDIPALAKHFMMICAKSLGVEPKKLSDEVLKEMTAMAFPGNVRQLENLCHWLTVMTPANVVGVGDLPADTISQLSDQPILVQGESSPSSHGASTKMGAGDWESGLSRLAVKMLQDGDAAVFDALNSRFEKAVLQAALEVTRGRRVEAAQRLGIGRNTITRKLQELGIDD encoded by the coding sequence ATGAAACCAGTCTGGATTGTCGACGATGATCAATCTATTCGTTGGGTATTAGAAAAAGCATTGGCACGGGAAAATGTTCCGTTCAAGAGCTTTTCTAATCCGAATGATGTCCTCAATGCTTTGGAGAAAGAAGCTCCACAGGTATTGATTTCAGATATTCGGATGCCACGGGGCAACGGTTTGGATTTGTTGCAGCATGTCAAAGTGACGCATCCTCATTTGCCGGTGATCATCATGACAGCTTATTCAGATTTGGATTCGGCAGTCTCCTCATTTCAGGGCGGTGCATTTGAGTATCTGACAAAACCTTTTGATGTTGAGAAAGCAGTAGAGCTGATTCATCGGGCGGTAGAGCAAGGATTGCAAAGTGACTCGAATGCTAGAGAGGCTGCAGGCTGGAGACAAGATTCGACAGAAATCATTGGTCAAGCTCCTGCCATGCAAGAGCTATTTCGTGCAATTGGTCGTTTAGCCCAGTCACATGCAACCGTCTTAATTACTGGTGAATCTGGTTCTGGAAAAGAATTAGTCGCTCAGGCTTTGCATCGACATAGTCCCCGTGCAAAAGGACCATTTGTATCGCTCAGTACTTCTGCCGTTCCAAAAGATCTGTTGGAATCTGAATTATTTGGTCATGAGCGCGGTGCATTCCCTGGCGCACAGACATTGCGTCGTGGCCGCTTGGAGCAGGCTGATGGCGGGACATTATTTTTAGGAGAAATTGGCGATTTGCCATTTGATCTACAAACGCGTTTATTGCGAGTTTTGACGGATGGCCATTTCTATCGCATAGGTGGTCAAGATCCAATTAAGGCAAATGTGCGGATCATTGCCTCAACCCATCAAAATCTTGAGCAAAGGGTAGCGGCAGGTTTATTCCGCGAAGATCTCATGCATCGCCTCAATGTCATTCGCTTACGGATGCCTCCCTTGCGCGAACGTTCTGAAGATATTCCTGCGCTTGCTAAACATTTCATGATGATTTGCGCAAAATCTTTAGGCGTAGAGCCGAAGAAACTTTCTGATGAAGTGCTTAAGGAAATGACCGCAATGGCATTTCCAGGCAACGTGCGTCAACTTGAAAACCTTTGCCATTGGCTAACCGTCATGACACCTGCAAATGTAGTGGGTGTCGGTGATTTGCCTGCCGATACTATTTCGCAGTTAAGTGATCAGCCGATCCTGGTTCAGGGGGAATCATCGCCATCAAGTCACGGTGCTTCAACGAAGATGGGTGCGGGTGATTGGGAGAGTGGTTTATCTCGCCTAGCGGTGAAGATGTTGCAAGATGGTGATGCGGCGGTATTTGATGCTTTAAATTCGCGCTTTGAAAAGGCAGTATTGCAGGCAGCCCTTGAGGTTACCCGTGGGCGTCGAGTTGAGGCAGCACAGCGACTGGGTATTGGGCGCAATACCATTACTCGTAAATTGCAAGAGCTCGGAATAGATGACTGA
- a CDS encoding molybdopterin-binding protein, whose translation MTNEMVDALKKVEVDAPQGDVKAARRFGLIVIGDEILSGRRQDKHMSKLIELLTERGLSLSWARYVADDPEQITATLKESFASGDVVFSTGGIGATPDDHTRQCAALALGTKTELHPTARELIAGRIQSMAEGDPIKADLNTPENQHRFKMGEFPIGSDIIPNPYNQIPGFRTKEHHFLPGFPVMAAPMMAWCLDTHYRDLFHQEKWAEQSFIVPKGIESTLTPLMERIEANFPGVKVFSLPSVGDASKGGVYAHRHIELGIKGNANLLESAWIALRTGTQELGYEIHDIT comes from the coding sequence ATGACTAATGAAATGGTAGATGCGCTAAAAAAAGTGGAGGTCGATGCTCCGCAAGGTGATGTCAAAGCTGCGAGACGTTTTGGCTTAATCGTGATTGGTGATGAGATTTTGTCAGGGCGCCGTCAAGACAAGCACATGAGCAAGCTGATTGAGTTATTGACTGAGCGTGGCTTGAGTTTGAGTTGGGCAAGGTATGTAGCAGATGATCCTGAGCAAATTACCGCGACTTTAAAAGAAAGCTTTGCAAGCGGGGATGTGGTTTTTAGTACTGGCGGGATTGGTGCGACGCCTGATGATCACACTAGGCAATGTGCCGCATTGGCCTTGGGAACAAAAACTGAATTGCATCCTACTGCGCGAGAGTTAATTGCTGGTCGCATTCAGTCGATGGCAGAGGGCGACCCAATTAAAGCGGATCTCAACACTCCAGAAAACCAACATCGCTTCAAGATGGGTGAGTTTCCGATTGGTAGTGACATTATTCCGAATCCATACAATCAAATTCCGGGCTTTCGGACCAAAGAACATCACTTTCTTCCGGGCTTTCCGGTGATGGCAGCCCCAATGATGGCTTGGTGTTTAGATACCCATTACCGAGATTTATTTCATCAAGAAAAATGGGCAGAGCAGAGCTTTATAGTGCCTAAAGGCATTGAGTCGACTTTGACACCCCTGATGGAGCGTATCGAAGCAAATTTCCCAGGGGTAAAGGTCTTTAGCCTGCCCTCGGTGGGTGATGCCAGCAAGGGCGGTGTATACGCCCATAGGCATATTGAATTAGGGATTAAAGGCAATGCCAATCTACTAGAAAGTGCTTGGATTGCCCTAAGAACAGGAACCCAAGAGCTGGGTTACGAGATTCACGATATAACCTAG